The sequence GTTCCAGTCAGCCTGACCGAGGAAGGCTCCGTGGAACTGCGCAAGGTCGGCACGATTCGGGACTTTGACTTCGAACCAAAGCACCACTGGGATGTTGGTGAGAACCTGGGGATCCTCGACTTCGACCGGGCGCGGAAGGTTTCCGGTGCGCGTTTTGTCTACTACCTTGGCCTGGGTGCCCAGCTGGAACGGGCCGTCTATAACTTCATGCTCGACGAACACATGAAGGACGGCTACACCGAAGTTCTGCCGCCGTACATTGTTAATGCCCAGTCAATGTACGGGACTGGTCAGTTCCCGAAGTTCAAGGAAGGGGTCTACCAGGTTAACGGTGAGGACATGACCCTGATCCCAACCGCCGAAGTGCCGTTGACTAACTACTACCGCGGCGACATCATTCCAGAATCCGAACTGCCGGTCTACGTGACTGCGCTGACGCCGTGCTTCCGGTCCGAAGCCGGGGCCGCTGGTCGGGACACCCGGGGGCTGATCCGGATGCACCAGTTTAACAAGGTTGAAATGGTGAAGTACACCAAGCCCGAGGACTCATGGGACGAACTCGAAAAGATGACCGCCAACGCCGAGAACATCTTAAAGAAACTGGGCCTGCCGTACCACGTCATCACGCTGACCACCAGTGACATGAGCTTTACGGCCTCAATGACCCACGACCTCGAACTCTGGATGCCTGCCCAGAACAAGTACCGGGAAGTATCATCCTGCTCCAACTGTCTGGACTTCCAGGCGCGGCGGATGCACACCCAGTACCGGGATGCGGACGGTAAGCTTCACTACGTCCACACCCTGAACGGTTCCGGCCTGGCTGTCGGCCGGACCGTGGCTGCCATCCTGGAAAACTACCAGAATGAAGACGGCTCCGTCACGATTCCGGAGGTCCTGGTACCGTACATGCACGGCGTTACCAAGATTACGAAGGAAAATGCGGTTCCGTTCCGGAATAAGAAAAAAAGTGAGTGGGAATAACCATCAAAGTGGGGCGTATGGCTAGCCTAGGACGGGAGTCGGCGCTGAAGGCGTCGGCTTTCGTCCGTAGCTAGACACTAGCCCCACGGTTATTTCCACGTTATCTTTTTATATTAGTATTCAAAATAAAAGGAAGATTTCCGTTTTACTACGGGAATCTTCTTTTTAAATCGTAAAGATTAAAAATAAATAAGAGTGATTATT comes from Limosilactobacillus sp. and encodes:
- the serS gene encoding serine--tRNA ligase translates to MLDIKKIRKDPDFFKQKLATRGVKAEEIDEVLELDQKRRDLLQEVETMKAQRNAASKKIGEAKRNGESADEAIKETRELGDKIKGLDDQVEANDAELHDKMAHLPNVPHDGVPVSLTEEGSVELRKVGTIRDFDFEPKHHWDVGENLGILDFDRARKVSGARFVYYLGLGAQLERAVYNFMLDEHMKDGYTEVLPPYIVNAQSMYGTGQFPKFKEGVYQVNGEDMTLIPTAEVPLTNYYRGDIIPESELPVYVTALTPCFRSEAGAAGRDTRGLIRMHQFNKVEMVKYTKPEDSWDELEKMTANAENILKKLGLPYHVITLTTSDMSFTASMTHDLELWMPAQNKYREVSSCSNCLDFQARRMHTQYRDADGKLHYVHTLNGSGLAVGRTVAAILENYQNEDGSVTIPEVLVPYMHGVTKITKENAVPFRNKKKSEWE